One window from the genome of Prionailurus viverrinus isolate Anna unplaced genomic scaffold, UM_Priviv_1.0 scaffold_49, whole genome shotgun sequence encodes:
- the SMIM9 gene encoding small integral membrane protein 9 isoform X2, giving the protein MEPQKLVNVGFLLCSVNCLLLETVASPASPLSASETQDAAGWKPRSRGVLAVRMNLPITSGRRQIHVSENHRSWLSNFRNYLQDHIKNSIPSGAIFAFLITATMMGILCCLTILVGEPVQ; this is encoded by the exons ATGGAACCCCAGAAGCTGGTGAATGTAGGATTTCTGCTGTGTTCCGTGAACTGCCTCTTGTTAGAGACTGTAGCTTCCCCCGCATCACCTTTATCTGCCTCTGAAACACAAGACGCAGCAGGATGGAAACCACGGTCAAGGGGTGTGCTTGCCGTGAGGATGAATCTTCCCATCACCTCCGGAAGACGTCAGATTCATGTCTCAG AAAACCACAGGTCCTGGCTGAGCAACTTCAGGAATTACTTGCAGGATCACATCAAGAACTCCATACCTTCAGGAgccatttttgcttttctgatcACCGCAACCATGATGGGGATCCTCTGTTGCCTCAC tATTCTTGTAGGTGAACCAGTCCAATGA
- the SMIM9 gene encoding small integral membrane protein 9 isoform X1 has translation MEPQKLVNVGFLLCSVNCLLLETVASPASPLSASETQDAAGWKPRSRGVLAVRMNLPITSGRRQIHVSENHRSWLSNFRNYLQDHIKNSIPSGAIFAFLITATMMGILCCLTNYTWKTSNYLCVQLPETRPQNLSM, from the exons ATGGAACCCCAGAAGCTGGTGAATGTAGGATTTCTGCTGTGTTCCGTGAACTGCCTCTTGTTAGAGACTGTAGCTTCCCCCGCATCACCTTTATCTGCCTCTGAAACACAAGACGCAGCAGGATGGAAACCACGGTCAAGGGGTGTGCTTGCCGTGAGGATGAATCTTCCCATCACCTCCGGAAGACGTCAGATTCATGTCTCAG AAAACCACAGGTCCTGGCTGAGCAACTTCAGGAATTACTTGCAGGATCACATCAAGAACTCCATACCTTCAGGAgccatttttgcttttctgatcACCGCAACCATGATGGGGATCCTCTGTTGCCTCAC GaattatacatggaaaacatCTAATTACCTATGTGTTCAATTGCCTGAAACTCGGCCACAAAATTTATCTATGTAA
- the LOC125159371 gene encoding histone H2A-Bbd type 2/3, protein MPVRRSRRGSSSGQSRVRSRTARAELTFSVSHVERLLREGRYSQRLGASAPIFLAAVIQSLTAKVLELAGIEARNSGRRLITPDVVDMVVHNHPLLSAFFQSTIISQAVPGWN, encoded by the coding sequence ATGCCTGTGAGGAGGAGCCGTCGAGGGTCGTCCAGTGGCCAGAGCCGGGTCCGCTCCCGCACTGCCCGAGCCGAGTTGACGTTCTCCGTGAGCCATGTGGAGCGCCTCCTGCGGGAGGGCCGCTACTCGCAGCGCCTGGGCGCGTCCGCCCCGATCTTCCTAGCGGCCGTCATCCAGTCCCTGACGGCCAAGGTCCTGGAGCTGGCCGGCATCGAGGCCCGGAACAGCGGCAGGAGGCTCATCACCCCGGATGTCGTGGACATGGTGGTCCACAACCACCCGCTGCTCAGCGCCTTCTTCCAGTCCACCATCATCTCCCAGGCGGTCCCGGGCTGGAACTAG